The Mustela nigripes isolate SB6536 chromosome 4, MUSNIG.SB6536, whole genome shotgun sequence genome includes a window with the following:
- the IKZF5 gene encoding zinc finger protein Pegasus — MGEKKPEPLDFVKDFQEYLTQQTHHVNMISGSVSGDKEAEALQGAGTDGDQNGLDHPSVEVSLDENSGMLVDGFERTFDGKLKCRYCNYASKGTARLIEHIRIHTGEKPHRCHLCPFASAYERHLEAHMRSHTGEKPYKCELCSFRCSDRSNLSHHRRRKHKMVPIKGTRSSLSSKKMWGVLQKKTSNLGYSRRALINLSPPSMVVQKPDYLNDFTHEIPNIQTDSYESMAKTTSAGGLPRDPQELMVDNPLNQLSTLAGQLSSLPPENQNPASPDVVPCPDEKPFLMQQPSAQAVVAAVSASIPQSSSPTSPEPRPSHSQRNYSPVAGPSSEPSAHTSTPSIGNSQPSTPAPTLPVQDPQLLHHCQHCDMYFADNILYTIHMGCHGYENPFQCNICGCKCKNKYDFACHFARGQHNQH, encoded by the exons ATGGGTGAAAAGAAACCAGAGCCTTTGGACTTTGTGAAAGATTTCCAGGAATATCTGACTCAGCAGACTCATCATGTGAACATGATTTCTGGCTCAGTTAGTGGGGACAAAGAAGCAGAGGCTCTTCAGGGAG CTGGAACAGATGGTGATCAAAATGGACTTGATCACCCATCTGTTGAAGTTTCCCTGGATGAAAACTCAGGAATGTTAGTAGACGGGTTTGAAAGGACCTTTGATGGAAAGCTCAAGTGTCGGTACTGCAACTATGCCAGCAAAGGAACAGCCCGGCTTATCGAACATATTAGAATCCATACAG gtGAGAAACCTCATAGATGTCACTTATGTCCGTTCGCATCTGCTTACGAGCGTCATCTGGAAGCCCATATGCGTTCCCATACAGGAGAAAAACCATACAAATGTGAACTATGTTCCTTCCGCTGCAGTGATCGAAGTAACCTGTCCCATCACCGAAGGCGCAAGCATAAAATGGTACCAATTAAAGGTACTAGGTCTTCCTTAAGCAGCAAGAAAATGTGGGGAgttttacagaagaaaacaagCAATCTGGGCTATAGCAGAAGAGCATTAATCAACTTAAGTCCACCTTCCATGGTGGTTCAGAAGCCAGACTACCTTAACGATTTTACCCATGAAATCCCAAATATCCAGACTGACTCCTATGAAAGTATGGCAAAAACAACATCAGCTGGTGGCCTACCAAGGGACCCCCAAGAACTCATGGTTGACAACCCTTTAAATCAGCTCTCAACTCTGGCAGGACAGTTGTCTAGTTTGCCACCGGAAAACCAAAACCCTGCGTCTCCTGACGTAGTTCCCTGCCCCGATGAGAAGCCTTTCCTGATGCAGCAGCCCTCTGCCCAAGCAGTGGTTGCCGCCGTGTCAGCAAGTATCCCACAGAGCTCCTCTCCCACAAGCCCTGAACCTCGGCCGTCACATAGTCAGAGGAACTACAGTCCAGTGGCGGGTCCGAGCAGTGAACCAAGTGCCCACACGAGTACCCCCAGCATAGGAAACAGCCAGCCGAGCACTCCAGCTCCGACCCTGCCGGTCCAGGACCCGCAGCTTCTGCACCACTGCCAGCACTGTGATATGTACTTTGCCGACAATATCCTTTACACTATTCATATGGGATGTCATGGGTATGAAAATCCTTTTCAGTGTAACATATGTGGTTGCAAATGTAAAAACAAGTATGATTTTGCCTGTCATTTTGCAAGGGGACAGCATAACCAACACTGA